A genomic stretch from Nilaparvata lugens isolate BPH chromosome 8, ASM1435652v1, whole genome shotgun sequence includes:
- the LOC120352809 gene encoding LIM domain-containing protein A-like, which translates to MFDIDSDEGVYVVSDMSGNGSNDQEHPSHLPPYHEVDPRPHSHSPPPPYSSRPSSPRTFNINIYEPPSPTHPHIQPSILDIDTDSPPSSPISKRSRPQSSTPAQSSAPANQDQLGSYEERRMMSFLRSNVHIRRLGMQNISLQVDDDDDSDEEPDHRHHLSPHHRRQSSNHHHQSPHHRRQPSNHRHQSPHHPRQPSNHRQSSNRHHQSSNHSQSPHHHHQSSNCHQSPHYYHQSSSRHQSSHQPRPRRLQFGSSPSSHQSASPQDPIIQTSTRNWVIPRVPTPPTPLENWELANSEENLRNWGLLNSGQNQTPTPASPSQELESLPRIELWENEEEIVDPQVYNAVEPENDPPPPYNPDWGVAFRDRQQQAGSPSPAEEILDYGMDEEDRLDEAAGTSVETPCPPPEEIS; encoded by the exons atgtttgacattgaTAGTGATGAAGGTGTGTATGTCGTTTCAGACATGAGCGGCAATGGTTCTAATGATCAGGAGCACCCATCCCACCTACCCCCCTATCAcgaagtagatcctagaccccattcacattccccacCTCCACCATACAGCTCCCGACCATCATCCCCTAGAACATTTAATATAAACATCTATGAACCTCCATCCCCGACACACCCACACATCCAACCCTCGATCCTAGATATTGATACTGATTCACCGCCTTCATCTCCAATATCCAAAAGAAGTAGACCTCAATCCTCAACTCCAGCCCAATCCTCAGCCCCTGCCAATCAAGATCAGTTAGGTAGCTATGAAGAGAGGAGGATGATGTCATTTCTCAGGAGCAATGTCCACATCCGGAGACTCGGCATGCAGAACATAAGCTTACAAGTTGATGACGATGATGACAGTGATGAAGAGCCAGATCATCGTCATCATCTC tcaccccaccaccGCCGCCAGTCATCTAACCACCaccaccagtcaccccaccaccGCCGCCAGCCATCCAACCACcgccaccagtcaccccaccaccCCCGCCAGCCATCCAACCACCGCCAATCATCCAACCGCCACCACCAATCATCCAACCACAGCCAGTcaccccaccaccaccaccagtcatccaactgccaccagtcaccccactACTACCACCAGTCATCCAGCCGCCACCAATCATCCCACCAGCCGAGGCCAAGACGGCTTCAATTTGGTAGTAGCCCCTCATCACACCAATCAGCCTCACCACAGGATCCAATAATACAAACTTCCACAAGGAACTGGGTGATCCCTAGAGTTCCCACGCCTCCCACGCCTCTCGAGAACTGGGAGCTAGCAAACTCAGAGGAGAACCTTAGGAATTGGGGATTGCTGAATTCTGGTCAAAACCAGACTCCAACACCAGCTTCCCCTTCACAAGAATTGGAGTCTCTACCCCGGATTGAGCTGtgggagaatgaggaggagataGTTGATCCTCAGGTTTACAATGCAGTTGAACCTGAGAATGATCCACCTCCTCCTTACAACCCTGACTGGGGAGTTGCCTTCAGAGACAGACAACAGCAAGCAGGCAGTCCTTCACCTGCCGAGGAGATTTTAGACTATGGAATGGATGAAGAGGATCGGTTGGATGAAGCAGCTGGGACAAGTGTGGAAACTCCTTGTCCACCACCAGAAGAGATCTCTTAA